One region of Streptococcus salivarius genomic DNA includes:
- the gatB gene encoding Asp-tRNA(Asn)/Glu-tRNA(Gln) amidotransferase subunit GatB codes for MNFETVIGLEVHVELNTNSKIFSPTSAHFGNEQNANTNVIDWSFPGVLPVLNKGVVDAGIKAALALNMDIHQHMHFDRKNYFYPDNPKAYQISQFDEPIGYNGWIEVQLEDGSTKKIGIERAHLEEDAGKNTHGTDGFSYVDLNRQGVPLIEIVSEADMRSPEEAYAYLTALKEVIQYTGISDVKMEEGSMRVDANISLRPYGQEEFGTKTELKNLNSFSNVRKGLEYEVERQAKILRSGGVIRQETRRYDEANKSTILMRVKEGAADYRYFPEPDLPLFEISDEWIEEMRTELPEFPKDRRARYVAELGLSDYDANQLTATKVTSDFFEAAVALGGDAKQVSNWLQGEVAQFLNAEGKTLEEIKLTPENLVEMIAIIEDGTISSKIAKKVFVHLAKNGGGAREYVEKAGLVQISDPEVLIPIIHQVFADNEAAVADFKSGKRNADKAFTGFLMKATKGQANPQVALKLLAQELAKLKEE; via the coding sequence ATGAACTTTGAAACAGTCATCGGACTTGAAGTCCACGTTGAATTGAATACAAACTCAAAAATTTTCTCACCAACCTCTGCCCACTTTGGGAACGAGCAAAATGCTAACACTAATGTGATTGACTGGTCTTTCCCAGGGGTGCTTCCTGTCTTGAACAAGGGTGTTGTGGATGCTGGTATCAAGGCTGCTTTGGCGCTAAACATGGATATCCACCAGCACATGCACTTTGACCGTAAGAACTATTTTTACCCTGATAATCCAAAGGCTTACCAAATTTCGCAATTTGACGAGCCAATCGGTTACAACGGCTGGATTGAAGTGCAATTAGAAGACGGCTCAACCAAGAAAATCGGGATTGAACGGGCCCACTTGGAAGAAGATGCCGGTAAGAACACCCATGGAACAGACGGATTCTCTTACGTAGACCTCAACCGTCAAGGGGTTCCATTGATCGAAATCGTATCTGAAGCAGATATGCGTTCTCCAGAAGAAGCCTACGCCTATTTGACAGCTTTGAAAGAAGTTATCCAGTACACGGGTATTTCAGACGTCAAGATGGAAGAAGGATCGATGCGTGTGGATGCCAATATTTCCCTTCGCCCATACGGTCAAGAGGAATTTGGTACCAAGACGGAGTTGAAAAACTTGAACTCTTTCTCAAACGTCCGCAAGGGTCTTGAATACGAAGTTGAGCGTCAAGCGAAAATCTTGCGCTCAGGTGGTGTTATTCGTCAAGAAACACGCCGTTATGATGAAGCCAACAAGAGCACTATCCTTATGCGTGTCAAAGAAGGAGCAGCGGATTACCGTTACTTCCCAGAACCAGACCTTCCATTGTTTGAAATCTCAGATGAGTGGATCGAGGAAATGCGTACTGAGTTGCCAGAGTTTCCAAAAGACCGTCGTGCTCGCTACGTAGCAGAGCTTGGCTTGTCAGACTATGATGCCAACCAATTGACAGCGACGAAAGTTACTTCTGACTTCTTTGAAGCAGCTGTAGCCCTTGGTGGCGATGCCAAACAAGTGTCTAACTGGCTCCAAGGTGAAGTCGCGCAATTCTTGAACGCAGAAGGCAAAACGCTTGAAGAAATCAAGTTGACACCAGAAAACTTGGTCGAAATGATTGCCATCATCGAAGATGGAACGATTTCATCTAAGATTGCCAAGAAAGTCTTCGTTCACTTGGCGAAAAACGGTGGCGGTGCGCGTGAATACGTCGAAAAAGCTGGTTTGGTACAGATTTCAGATCCTGAAGTCTTGATCCCAATCATCCACCAAGTCTTTGCAGACAATGAAGCAGCCGTAGCTGACTTCAAGTCAGGTAAACGTAACGCTGACAAGGCCTTCACCGGCTTCCTCATGAAAGCAACCAAAGGCCAAGCCAACCCACAAGTAGCCCTTAAACTACTTGCCCAAGAATTGGCTAAGTTGAAAGAAGAGTAA